In one Nitrososphaera viennensis EN76 genomic region, the following are encoded:
- the hemA gene encoding glutamyl-tRNA reductase, producing MTAAIKTHDSHFALPVQVINARVTYKNAPIHLLEKFTFKDVEAAHRAFVDKAGVDECVILQTCNRVEVFAAAKNADEAKVLGQWAEAAGLEKKDLATVEVSTGKDAVLHLLKLASGLDSLVVGENQILGQVRRAFEYSRANRYANANLAAIFDRALKAGSRIRTATGINKGNVSIASVAVNLADEYFDDLKTKRVMLIGSGEAASLVAKVLKNSGVDFMVTSRTYERARSFSETVAGKPVPFDTALGMLSQLDLIFVASTAPYFLITYERLQEAVKGRKDAVMIFDLSNPRTVDEKVATIHGVKLINMDQIAELVEKNMRSRMKEAHAAEKMIEGEMKSVDGMMKRMKAEPVVVSVFKSVDAIRERELKKALSMLGKKAGADDSYDAKVIEQMSYAIVEGILSTPMNYLRKEIEEGGGESEELMKIVAKMFKYEDEKKQQQ from the coding sequence ATGACAGCGGCAATAAAAACGCACGACTCCCACTTTGCCCTTCCCGTTCAGGTCATCAATGCCCGGGTCACCTACAAGAACGCGCCCATACACCTTTTGGAGAAATTCACGTTCAAGGACGTCGAGGCTGCGCACAGGGCGTTTGTGGACAAGGCAGGCGTCGACGAGTGTGTGATACTGCAGACATGCAACCGCGTCGAGGTGTTTGCGGCTGCAAAGAACGCCGACGAAGCCAAGGTCCTCGGGCAGTGGGCAGAGGCGGCCGGCCTTGAGAAGAAGGACCTTGCAACAGTCGAGGTCAGCACGGGCAAGGATGCGGTGCTCCACCTTTTGAAGCTGGCCTCCGGCCTTGACTCGCTCGTGGTGGGCGAAAACCAGATCCTGGGACAGGTCAGGCGCGCATTTGAATATTCACGCGCAAACCGCTATGCAAACGCAAACCTTGCAGCAATATTTGACAGGGCGCTCAAGGCAGGAAGCAGGATAAGGACTGCAACAGGCATCAACAAGGGAAACGTCTCTATTGCGTCAGTTGCCGTGAACCTTGCCGACGAGTACTTTGACGACCTGAAGACAAAGAGGGTGATGCTGATAGGCTCTGGCGAGGCGGCAAGCCTTGTGGCAAAGGTGCTGAAAAACAGCGGCGTCGACTTTATGGTTACAAGCAGGACGTACGAGCGGGCAAGGTCGTTTTCAGAGACGGTTGCCGGCAAGCCCGTGCCGTTTGACACTGCTCTTGGCATGCTTTCTCAGCTTGACCTGATATTCGTAGCGTCAACTGCCCCGTACTTTCTCATCACGTACGAGAGGCTGCAGGAAGCAGTAAAGGGACGCAAGGACGCCGTAATGATATTCGACCTGTCAAACCCAAGGACGGTCGACGAAAAAGTAGCGACCATCCACGGTGTGAAGTTGATAAACATGGACCAGATAGCCGAGCTTGTAGAAAAGAACATGCGCTCTCGCATGAAGGAGGCGCATGCCGCCGAGAAAATGATCGAAGGTGAGATGAAGTCGGTCGACGGCATGATGAAGCGCATGAAGGCCGAGCCGGTGGTGGTGTCGGTGTTCAAGAGCGTCGACGCAATACGCGAGCGCGAACTGAAAAAAGCGCTTTCGATGCTTGGCAAAAAGGCCGGCGCCGACGACAGTTATGATGCCAAGGTCATCGAGCAGATGTCGTACGCGATAGTCGAGGGCATACTTTCAACGCCGATGAACTATTTGCGCAAGGAGATAGAGGAAGGCGGCGGAGAGAGCGAAGAGCTGATGAAAATAGTAGCCAAGATGTTCAAGTATGAAGACGAGAAAAAACAGCAGCAGTAG
- the hemB gene encoding porphobilinogen synthase: MKTRKNSSSSSGFPDVRLRRLRKTPAIRDLFQETHLSVKDLIAPIFVEEGLKKPQDIGSMPDIKRFPLSSLSKEVEELSDLGVRAIILFGLPAEKDDKGSQAFADKGIVQRSVEQVRKHFGDKIAVITDVCLCQYTSHGHCGIVVDGKIDNDSSASTLGRVAVSQARAGADIVAPSAMMDGQVHAIRSALDDAGFSDTAIMSYSSKQASPLFAPFRDAAHSAPEFGDRKTYQMPFSNPRESMREIEQDISEGVDAIIIKPAIPNLDLIYQASRATSLPICAYSVSGEYALMKAAAMEGWIDENAVMTEFLTGIKRAGADMIITYQAKKMARLLSE, translated from the coding sequence ATGAAGACGAGAAAAAACAGCAGCAGTAGCAGCGGCTTTCCAGACGTCAGGCTCAGGCGCCTCAGAAAGACGCCGGCGATTCGCGACTTGTTCCAGGAAACCCACCTTTCAGTCAAGGACCTTATAGCGCCAATTTTTGTCGAGGAGGGCCTGAAAAAGCCGCAGGACATCGGCTCAATGCCGGACATCAAGCGTTTCCCGCTTTCAAGTCTTTCAAAAGAAGTAGAAGAGCTGTCCGACCTAGGCGTCAGGGCAATAATCCTCTTTGGCCTGCCGGCGGAAAAGGACGACAAGGGCTCGCAGGCGTTTGCAGACAAGGGCATCGTGCAGAGGTCGGTTGAGCAGGTGCGCAAGCACTTTGGCGACAAGATTGCAGTGATCACGGACGTCTGCCTCTGCCAGTACACGTCGCACGGCCACTGCGGCATCGTAGTAGACGGCAAGATAGACAACGATTCAAGCGCAAGCACGCTTGGCAGGGTGGCCGTGAGCCAGGCAAGGGCCGGCGCGGACATTGTCGCGCCTTCCGCCATGATGGACGGCCAGGTGCACGCGATACGCAGCGCGCTTGACGACGCAGGGTTTTCAGACACGGCGATAATGAGCTATTCGTCAAAGCAGGCGTCGCCGCTGTTTGCGCCGTTCCGGGACGCGGCACACTCGGCCCCCGAGTTTGGCGACCGCAAGACGTACCAGATGCCCTTTTCCAACCCCCGCGAGTCGATGCGCGAAATCGAGCAGGACATTTCAGAGGGCGTCGACGCGATAATAATAAAGCCGGCCATACCAAACCTCGACCTCATCTACCAGGCAAGCAGGGCGACCAGCCTGCCGATATGCGCATACAGCGTGTCAGGCGAGTATGCTCTGATGAAGGCAGCTGCGATGGAGGGCTGGATAGATGAAAACGCGGTGATGACAGAGTTTCTGACAGGGATAAAGAGGGCCGGCGCCGACATGATTATCACGTACCAGGCGAAAAAGATGGCAAGGCTCCTGTCAGAGTAG